Proteins encoded by one window of Hafnia alvei:
- a CDS encoding transcriptional regulator NanR: MSTSDDRPFEKPEAIGHAMRRRPVPRKKLSDVVEEELEQMIRRREFAEGEQLPSERELMAFFNVGRPSVREALAALKRKGLVQINNGERARVCRPSADTIISELSGMAKDFLTKPGGIAHFEQLRLFFESSLVRYAAEFATDEQIARLGKALEMNSQSLDDNDLFIRSDIEFHRELAEIPGNPIFMVIHVALLDWLIAARPTVSLAELHAHNNISYQQHIAIYQAICKRDPDAADKALKSHLNSVFAAYYPAKK, from the coding sequence ATGAGCACATCAGACGATCGTCCTTTTGAAAAACCTGAAGCTATCGGACATGCAATGCGCCGACGCCCAGTGCCTCGTAAAAAACTGTCGGATGTGGTGGAAGAAGAGTTAGAGCAGATGATCCGTCGGCGGGAATTTGCCGAAGGTGAGCAGTTGCCTTCAGAGCGTGAGCTGATGGCCTTTTTTAATGTGGGTCGACCTTCCGTGCGAGAGGCGCTGGCCGCGCTAAAGCGCAAAGGGCTGGTTCAGATTAATAACGGCGAGCGCGCACGCGTTTGTCGCCCATCCGCAGATACTATCATTTCTGAACTTTCAGGCATGGCCAAAGACTTTCTCACCAAGCCTGGCGGTATCGCTCATTTTGAACAACTGCGTTTATTCTTTGAGTCCAGCCTAGTGCGCTATGCCGCTGAATTTGCCACCGATGAGCAGATTGCGCGCTTGGGCAAGGCGCTGGAAATGAACAGCCAGTCGCTGGACGATAACGATCTGTTTATTCGATCCGATATCGAATTTCATCGCGAGCTTGCGGAGATCCCCGGCAATCCGATCTTCATGGTGATTCACGTAGCGTTGCTAGATTGGTTGATTGCCGCTCGTCCAACGGTGTCGCTGGCTGAACTGCATGCCCACAACAATATTAGCTATCAGCAGCATATCGCAATCTATCAGGCGATCTGCAAGCGAGATCCCGATGCTGCGGATAAGGCTCTCAAATCCCATCTCAATAGCGTTTTTGCTGCCTATTACCCTGCCAAAAAATAA
- a CDS encoding MFS transporter codes for MEQNHNRRLNRQDYKTLTLAALGGALEFYDFIIFVFFAAVVSDLFFPVDMPEWLRQVQTFGIFAAGYLARPLGGIIMAHFGDKVGRKKMFSLSILLMALPTLAMGMLPTYQSIGIAAPLLLLLMRVLQGAAIGGEVPGAWVFVAEHVPRKRVGFACGTLTAGLTAGILLGSLVATLLNTVMSQDAILAGGWRIPFFLGGIFGLFAMYLRRWLQETPIFVEMQARKALAEEMPLKTVVKNHRTEVAISMLLTWLLSAGIVVVILMTPTYLQKQFGISPALALQANCLATIALTVGCVIAGRLIDRFGASKTFIVGSLFLAVCSWTFYHSVAAGVSAEHLFLGYALAGFSVGIVGAVPYVMVRAFPAEVRFSGISFSYNVAYAIFGGLTPIFVTLIMKVTPMAPAYYVLALSLVGLLLGLYLQRDLNSEAHVENKPLMPSGHQEHS; via the coding sequence ATGGAACAAAATCACAATCGCCGTTTAAATCGGCAGGACTACAAGACTTTGACGTTGGCAGCCTTGGGCGGCGCGTTAGAGTTCTACGACTTCATCATTTTCGTTTTCTTCGCGGCGGTTGTCAGCGATCTCTTCTTCCCAGTCGATATGCCTGAGTGGCTGCGTCAAGTGCAGACCTTCGGGATTTTTGCCGCCGGTTATCTGGCTCGCCCGCTTGGCGGGATCATCATGGCGCACTTTGGTGACAAAGTCGGGCGCAAAAAAATGTTCTCTCTCAGTATCCTGTTAATGGCGTTGCCAACGTTGGCGATGGGGATGCTGCCGACTTATCAAAGCATTGGGATTGCCGCACCGCTGCTGCTGTTGCTGATGCGCGTGCTTCAGGGCGCTGCAATTGGTGGTGAAGTCCCAGGCGCTTGGGTATTTGTTGCCGAGCATGTGCCGCGTAAACGCGTTGGGTTTGCCTGCGGCACGTTAACCGCCGGATTAACCGCCGGTATTTTGTTGGGATCGCTGGTGGCGACTCTGCTTAATACCGTGATGAGCCAAGACGCTATTCTGGCCGGTGGCTGGCGTATTCCGTTCTTCTTGGGTGGGATCTTTGGCCTGTTCGCGATGTATCTGCGCCGTTGGTTACAAGAAACGCCGATTTTTGTCGAAATGCAGGCGCGCAAGGCGTTAGCCGAAGAGATGCCGTTGAAAACGGTGGTGAAAAATCATCGCACCGAAGTGGCTATTTCCATGCTGCTCACGTGGCTGTTGTCGGCCGGTATTGTGGTGGTGATTCTGATGACGCCAACCTATTTGCAAAAACAATTTGGCATTTCACCGGCGCTGGCGTTGCAGGCTAACTGCTTGGCGACGATAGCATTGACGGTGGGCTGCGTGATTGCAGGACGTTTAATCGATCGCTTTGGCGCCAGCAAAACCTTTATCGTTGGTAGCCTATTTTTAGCCGTGTGTAGCTGGACGTTTTACCACTCGGTAGCCGCTGGCGTCAGCGCTGAGCACTTATTCTTGGGCTATGCGTTAGCCGGATTTAGCGTGGGTATCGTGGGCGCAGTGCCTTATGTCATGGTGAGAGCGTTCCCCGCTGAAGTGCGTTTTAGCGGAATTTCATTCTCCTATAACGTGGCCTACGCCATCTTCGGGGGATTAACGCCGATTTTTGTTACGCTAATCATGAAAGTGACGCCGATGGCTCCGGCATATTACGTGTTGGCGCTGTCACTGGTTGGATTGTTGCTGGGGCTTTATTTGCAGCGTGATTTAAACAGTGAGGCTCATGTCGAAAATAAGCCGTTAATGCCATCTGGGCACCAAGAACACAGCTAA
- the mog gene encoding molybdopterin adenylyltransferase: protein MNALRIGLVSISDRASSGVYQDKGIPALQEWLEQALTTAFTLETRLIPDEQVMIEQTLCELVDEMGCHLVLTTGGTGPARRDVTPDATLAVADREMPGFGEQMRQISLHYVPTAILSRQVGVIRKQALIINLPGQPKSIKETLEGVKDENGKPIVHGIFASVPYCIQLLDGPYVETDPRVIAAFRPKSARRETID, encoded by the coding sequence ATGAATGCATTGCGTATAGGTCTGGTCTCGATTTCCGATCGTGCTTCCAGCGGTGTTTATCAGGATAAAGGTATTCCAGCCTTACAAGAGTGGTTGGAGCAGGCGCTCACTACGGCGTTTACGCTGGAAACGCGGTTGATCCCCGATGAACAAGTTATGATCGAGCAGACTTTGTGCGAGCTGGTTGATGAAATGGGCTGTCACTTAGTGCTGACCACCGGTGGCACCGGCCCTGCTCGCCGCGATGTCACGCCGGATGCAACGTTAGCGGTCGCCGATCGTGAAATGCCGGGCTTTGGCGAACAGATGCGCCAAATCAGTTTGCACTATGTACCGACGGCGATTTTGTCTCGTCAGGTGGGCGTGATCCGCAAGCAGGCGTTGATCATCAATTTGCCTGGGCAGCCGAAGTCGATCAAAGAAACGCTGGAAGGCGTGAAGGACGAAAACGGTAAACCCATTGTGCATGGTATTTTCGCCAGCGTACCTTATTGCATCCAACTATTAGACGGGCCGTATGTGGAAACCGATCCGCGCGTAATAGCAGCTTTTCGTCCTAAAAGTGCACGTCGCGAAACAATCGACTGA
- a CDS encoding HAD family hydrolase, with protein MWKKQFAAVFLDMDGALLDSGNHAQQVWMQWAQQHGIDEALLGEQIHSQRVQEIVRRLAPHLDTLQEVNALEAALLQMTQRHQSQLQQGVSELLQALGETPWGVVTQSHRARAEAQLQQAGMQRPPLVVGAEQVSSGRPDPEPYLLAASFYGVDPRDCLVFESDEAGIKAAQAAGMTVIAITHRHQRHHLQRADVVISGWRSIILHPQRQGIVIEVVA; from the coding sequence ATGTGGAAAAAACAATTTGCCGCCGTTTTTCTGGATATGGATGGCGCTCTTTTGGATTCAGGTAACCATGCTCAGCAAGTGTGGATGCAGTGGGCGCAGCAACACGGCATTGATGAGGCACTGCTGGGAGAACAGATTCATAGCCAACGCGTGCAGGAAATTGTACGCCGTTTAGCCCCGCATCTTGATACCCTGCAAGAGGTGAATGCGCTGGAGGCGGCCTTGCTGCAAATGACTCAGCGTCATCAAAGCCAATTACAGCAGGGCGTTTCTGAGCTACTACAGGCACTAGGCGAAACGCCGTGGGGCGTGGTGACGCAGTCCCATCGTGCACGCGCTGAAGCACAGTTGCAGCAGGCCGGTATGCAGCGTCCACCGCTTGTGGTGGGAGCCGAGCAGGTATCGAGCGGTCGGCCCGATCCTGAGCCGTACTTACTCGCCGCCAGTTTTTACGGCGTAGATCCGCGTGATTGCCTCGTGTTTGAAAGCGATGAGGCTGGGATTAAAGCCGCACAGGCCGCAGGAATGACGGTGATTGCCATCACCCATCGCCATCAACGACATCATTTACAGCGTGCAGATGTGGTTATTAGCGGCTGGCGTAGTATTATTCTGCATCCCCAGCGTCAAGGAATAGTCATAGAGGTAGTTGCATGA
- the csiR gene encoding DNA-binding transcriptional regulator CsiR, with the protein MTASLPYSTFDGYQWLKRDIIRGIYQPDEKLRMSLLTSRYGLGVGPLREALSQLVAEHLVTVVSQKGYRVASMSQAELLDIFDARANMESMLVQLAIERGKDDWEAEILARSHMLAKLEASDASEDLLDEWDQRHQAFHTAIVAGCGSQYLLQMRARLFDLAARYRFIWLRETVLSVEMLENKHHEHDELVKVILARDGKRAGELMRQHLLTPIPIIQEAMGGKGG; encoded by the coding sequence ATGACCGCCTCTTTACCTTATTCAACGTTTGACGGTTATCAATGGCTGAAAAGAGACATCATCCGCGGTATCTATCAGCCGGATGAAAAGTTACGCATGAGTCTGTTGACGAGCCGCTATGGGCTGGGCGTCGGCCCGCTCCGCGAGGCGCTCTCGCAGCTGGTGGCAGAACATTTGGTGACGGTGGTTAGCCAAAAAGGCTATCGCGTTGCCTCGATGTCGCAGGCCGAGCTGCTCGATATTTTCGATGCTCGAGCCAATATGGAATCGATGCTGGTGCAGTTGGCGATTGAGCGCGGCAAAGACGATTGGGAAGCTGAGATCCTTGCGCGTTCCCATATGCTTGCCAAACTAGAGGCCAGTGATGCCAGCGAAGATTTGTTGGATGAATGGGATCAACGTCATCAGGCATTTCACACGGCGATTGTTGCCGGATGTGGATCGCAATACCTGCTGCAAATGCGTGCTAGATTGTTTGATCTCGCGGCGCGCTACCGCTTCATTTGGCTGCGTGAAACCGTGCTTTCCGTGGAGATGTTAGAAAATAAACATCATGAGCATGATGAGCTGGTGAAGGTAATTTTGGCCCGTGATGGAAAGCGCGCCGGTGAACTGATGAGGCAGCATTTACTCACGCCGATACCGATTATTCAGGAGGCAATGGGGGGGAAGGGGGGATAA
- the gabP gene encoding GABA permease: MGQIAETNSLGGGLKSRHVTMLSIAGVIGASLFVGSGVAISQAGPAVLLSYLFAGLLVLLIMRMLGEMAVASPDTGSFSTYAERSIGKWAGYTIGWLYWWFWVLVIPLEANIAAIILNSWLPVVPIWLFSLLITVALTGSNLLSVKNYGEFEFWLALCKVIAILAFIVVGAIAITGFYPHVQVSGVSRLWDHGGFMPNGFGAVISAMLITMFSFMGAEIVTIAAAESDTPDKHIVRATNSVIWRIAIFYLCSIFVVVALVPWNAPELKTVGSYSSVLQLLHIPHAKLIMDCVILLSVTSCLNSALYTASRMLYSLSHRGDAPAFMGKTNRSKTPYVAVLLSTGAAFLTVIVNYYAPAKVFNFLIASSGAIALLVYLVIAVSQLRMRKILLTQGNELKLKMWLYPYLTWTVILFITFVLVVMMFRPEQRIEVVSTVLLGIGIICTVPIMTRWKALFQWQKQPQQSLR; this comes from the coding sequence ATGGGTCAGATTGCAGAAACAAACTCGCTGGGAGGCGGGCTGAAGTCCCGCCATGTCACCATGCTGTCCATTGCTGGTGTTATCGGTGCTAGCCTATTTGTTGGCTCAGGCGTTGCGATTTCACAGGCGGGGCCAGCGGTATTATTGTCTTATCTTTTCGCCGGCTTGCTGGTGCTGTTGATTATGCGCATGCTGGGGGAAATGGCGGTGGCGTCGCCGGATACCGGCTCCTTCTCAACCTACGCCGAACGATCTATTGGCAAGTGGGCCGGGTATACCATCGGTTGGCTCTACTGGTGGTTCTGGGTTTTGGTGATCCCTTTGGAAGCCAATATCGCCGCTATCATTCTTAACTCATGGCTTCCTGTAGTGCCTATCTGGCTATTTTCCTTACTCATTACCGTGGCATTAACCGGCAGTAATTTGCTTAGCGTTAAAAACTACGGTGAGTTTGAATTTTGGTTGGCGCTGTGCAAAGTGATCGCCATTCTGGCCTTTATCGTGGTGGGCGCGATTGCCATCACCGGATTTTATCCGCATGTTCAGGTCAGCGGCGTTTCTCGACTTTGGGATCACGGCGGCTTTATGCCAAATGGTTTTGGGGCTGTGATTAGCGCTATGTTGATCACCATGTTTTCTTTTATGGGGGCGGAGATCGTAACGATCGCGGCGGCTGAATCAGATACTCCAGACAAGCATATTGTGCGGGCGACCAATTCCGTGATTTGGCGCATTGCGATCTTCTATCTGTGTTCGATCTTTGTGGTGGTGGCGCTGGTGCCTTGGAACGCGCCGGAACTGAAAACCGTGGGATCTTATAGCTCGGTGCTGCAACTGCTGCATATTCCGCACGCCAAATTGATAATGGACTGCGTGATCCTGCTATCGGTCACCAGCTGTTTGAATTCGGCGTTGTATACCGCTTCGCGCATGCTCTATTCACTGAGCCATCGCGGTGATGCGCCCGCCTTTATGGGAAAAACCAACCGCAGTAAAACGCCTTATGTGGCGGTTTTATTGTCTACCGGCGCGGCGTTTCTGACCGTGATTGTTAACTACTATGCCCCCGCCAAGGTGTTTAACTTCTTGATTGCCAGTTCTGGCGCGATTGCGCTGCTGGTGTATTTAGTGATTGCGGTTTCTCAATTGAGAATGCGCAAGATCCTGTTAACGCAAGGCAACGAACTCAAGCTTAAAATGTGGCTGTATCCCTATCTAACATGGACGGTGATCCTGTTTATCACCTTCGTGTTAGTGGTGATGATGTTTAGGCCAGAGCAGCGTATTGAAGTGGTTTCTACCGTGCTATTGGGGATTGGCATCATCTGCACGGTGCCGATCATGACTCGCTGGAAGGCGCTGTTTCAGTGGCAAAAACAGCCCCAGCAGAGTTTGAGGTAA
- the gabT gene encoding 4-aminobutyrate--2-oxoglutarate transaminase: MSTNKELMQRRSNAIPRGVGQIHPIFAERAENCRVWDVEGREYLDFAGGIAVLNTGHLHPKVVAAVEAQLKKLSHTCFQVLAYEPYLELCEIMNKRVPGDFDKKTLLVTTGSEAVENAVKIARAATKRSGTIAFSGAYHGRTHYTLSLTGKVNPYSAGMGLMPGHVFRALYPCELHGVSDDDAIASIHRIFKNDAAPEDIAAIVIEPVQGEGGFYSTSPAFMKRLRELCDEHGIMLIADEVQSGAGRTGTLFAMEQLGVAADLTTFAKSIAGGFPLAGVTGKAEIMDAIAPGGLGGTYAGSPIACAAALAVLETFDEENLLQRANDVGQKLKDGLLNIAETHPEIGDVRGLGAMIAIELFENGDVHKPNAKLTAEVVARARDKGLILLSCGPYYNVLRILVPLTVSDAQIKQGLDIIAECFTEAKKN, from the coding sequence ATGAGCACGAATAAAGAACTGATGCAGCGCCGCAGTAACGCCATTCCACGCGGCGTGGGGCAGATTCATCCTATTTTTGCCGAGCGAGCAGAAAACTGCCGCGTATGGGACGTCGAAGGACGTGAGTATCTGGACTTTGCCGGTGGGATTGCGGTTCTGAATACGGGCCATTTGCATCCAAAAGTGGTGGCTGCGGTTGAAGCTCAGCTGAAAAAACTGTCGCATACCTGTTTCCAAGTGTTGGCCTACGAACCGTATTTGGAACTGTGCGAAATCATGAACAAGCGCGTTCCGGGAGATTTTGACAAGAAAACGCTGCTGGTGACAACGGGTTCTGAAGCGGTAGAAAACGCGGTGAAGATTGCCAGAGCGGCCACCAAGCGCAGCGGAACCATCGCTTTTAGCGGCGCTTATCATGGGCGTACTCATTACACCTTGTCGTTGACCGGCAAAGTAAACCCTTACTCAGCGGGTATGGGATTAATGCCAGGGCACGTATTCCGCGCTTTGTATCCTTGTGAATTACACGGTGTCAGCGACGATGATGCGATTGCCAGCATTCATCGCATCTTCAAAAACGACGCTGCGCCGGAAGATATTGCCGCCATCGTTATCGAACCGGTGCAGGGGGAAGGGGGATTCTATTCAACGTCACCTGCCTTTATGAAACGTCTGCGCGAACTGTGTGATGAGCATGGGATCATGCTGATTGCCGATGAAGTACAAAGCGGAGCAGGGCGTACCGGAACGTTGTTTGCGATGGAACAGTTAGGCGTTGCTGCCGATCTCACCACCTTTGCGAAATCTATCGCGGGTGGTTTCCCTCTCGCGGGCGTGACAGGCAAAGCCGAGATCATGGATGCTATTGCGCCGGGCGGACTAGGTGGAACCTATGCCGGTAGCCCCATTGCCTGTGCGGCGGCCCTAGCGGTGCTTGAAACCTTTGATGAAGAAAATCTGTTGCAGCGCGCTAACGATGTAGGGCAGAAGCTGAAAGATGGCCTGCTCAATATCGCTGAAACTCATCCAGAAATTGGTGATGTGCGTGGTCTTGGCGCGATGATTGCGATTGAGCTGTTCGAAAACGGCGATGTGCATAAACCGAATGCCAAACTGACGGCAGAAGTGGTGGCGCGGGCGCGTGATAAGGGGCTCATCCTGTTGTCATGCGGGCCTTACTATAACGTGCTGCGTATTTTGGTTCCGCTCACGGTGAGTGACGCGCAGATCAAACAGGGTCTGGATATTATCGCCGAATGTTTTACCGAGGCTAAGAAAAACTAA